The Nerophis lumbriciformis linkage group LG05, RoL_Nlum_v2.1, whole genome shotgun sequence genome contains a region encoding:
- the LOC133605803 gene encoding amphoterin-induced protein 2-like, with protein MRLTASRLRGVPPAVALLLSLCLGFPPRALPCPPRCLCASDIICCSASNLSAPPSYIPGYTARLDLSHNSLATLPAGWTNGTLERLATLILCRNLIEGIEANAFAGTPRLLHLDLSSNKLSALDTSMFAGLKDLRELLLFGNQIVHIPPDSFSGLPSMVKLYLSGNHLTSLPVGLMDLNWTFLDLSSNRLSGVHVHALLSRSRRGEIYLQGNPLVCDCALLALLEYWTWTRYRPMMDFRDEYPCGASTLNCSLDGDSVEGGSYQVDPGKWLWLSCPGFAPLPMKDAVVFWVTPTTVVNSSTQDPHARLAILPNGSLEIRGALIEDSGSYACVAARGRDYDPDVVLGSTSGVVSGGSVYRSGTEHFNTAFTTLASCVVSIVLVLLYLYLTPCRCTGNRGGASRGCGGRAMMLCSDPREVESGQRRSNGKRVAFLEPQAEDADTGGAKSPVTSHVATEGILKNGSRTVGQTLTDTTLVA; from the coding sequence ATGCGTCTCACGGCGTCACGACTGCGAGGCGTCCCCCCGGCCGTCGCTTTGCTCCTCTCCCTGTGTCTCGGCTTCCCGCCCCGGGCGCTGCCTTGCCCGCCTCGCTGCCTGTGTGCCAGCGATATTATTTGCTGCAGTGCTAGCAATCTGTCAGCGCCGCCCTCATACATCCCCGGCTACACCGCACGCCTAGACCTGAGCCACAACTCCCTCGCCACGCTGCCCGCCGGTTGGACGAACGGGACGTTGGAGCGGCTGGCCACGCTGATCCTCTGCCGCAATCTGATCGAGGGCATCGAGGCGAACGCCTTCGCCGGCACGCCGCGTCTCCTCCACTTGGACTTGTCGTCCAACAAGCTGTCAGCTCTCGACACGTCCATGTTTGCCGGACTCAAGGATCTAAGGGAGCTGCTACTGTTTGGCAACCAGATTGTCCACATCCCTCCCGACTCCTTCAGTGGACTCCCGAGCATGGTCAAGCTCTACCTGTCTGGAAAccatctgacgtcacttcctgtaggTCTCATGGACCTCAACTGGACCTTCCTGGACCTGTCCTCCAACAGACTCTCCGGTGTCCACGTCCACGCGCTGCTCTCTCGGAGCCGACGTGGCGAGATCTATTTGCAAGGGAACCCGCTGGTGTGCGACTGCGCTTTGCTGGCTTTGCTGGAGTACTGGACGTGGACACGGTATCGTCCGATGATGGACTTTCGAGACGAATACCCGTGCGGCGCCTCGACGCTAAACTGCAGCCTGGATGGCGACTCGGTCGAGGGCGGAAGCTACCAGGTGGATCCTGGGAAGTGGTTGTGGTTGTCGTGTCCCGGCTTTGCGCCGCTTCCTATGAAGGATGCGGTCGTGTTCTGGGTGACGCCCACGACCGTGGTCAATTCATCAACGCAGGACCCCCACGCTCGCCTCGCCATCCTCCCTAACGGAAGCCTGGAGATACGAGGCGCTCTGATAGAGGATTCCGGCTCCTATGCGTGCGTAGCGGCTCGTGGGCGTGACTATGACCCCGACGTGGTCCTTGGAAGTACGAGCGGCGTCGTTTCCGGCGGCTCGGTTTACCGCAGCGGGACTGAGCACTTCAACACGGCGTTCACCACTCTGGCTTCCTGCGTGGTCAGCATCGTCCTAGTGTTGCTCTACCTGTACCTGACGCCGTGTCGGTGCACGGGAAACAGGGGCGGGGCATCGAGAGGGTGCGGCGGGCGAGCTATGATGCTCTGCTCCGACCCCAGAGAAGTAGAGTCGGGACAGAGGAGGTCTAACGGGAAACGGGTGGCGTTCTTGGAGCCCCAAGCGGAGGACGCCGATACCGGTGGTGCGAAATCCCCGGTAACGAGTCACGTGGCCACGGAGGGCATTCTTAAAAACGGAAGCAGGACCGTGGGACAGACCCTCACAGACACGACCCTTGTGGCGTAA